ACCTTTGCTTTGTACATCAATTTGTTCCCCCCTGCCATTCTGTTTACTTCATTCATAAATAACTCAAGGAGATAACAATAATTTATGCATTAGATTGAACGATTAAGCATATTTTTACCTGTGCGTGAAAAAGGTAATCACTGTTGTTGTGAGAAGTGCTTTCCATATTACACAAGTTCTGCAGACAAATGAGTAAATCATGAACAATGCACGTCTAAacggagaaaaaaaaaagaacaacgCGCTTCTTTTACTTCAATGCACTGAAATTGATTAGAACCTGAATCTGATCTTGAAGAGCCTTGATATAGTTGTAAGCCTCATGGAGGACAGAAGCTGCGCCAGCCTGCAATACGAGTCATGTCTTTTTGAGTATTGGATATGTAATTAGAGAAAAAGAGTGAAGCTGGTAAGTCACTGAAAAGGGAAAAAAGTGGCTTGCTCATGTCTTTTTGAGTATTGGATATGTAATTAGAGAAAAAGAGTGAAGCTGGTAAGTCACTGAAAAGGGAAAAAAGTGGCTTGCTGCTTCTGGCAGTTAATTACCTTGCCAGTGGGAGAAACTAGCTTTTGCAGCACTGCAATCTTGTCCGTTATCTTCTGGCTTCTCCCCAGCTTCTGGCTTTTTCTCACTGGCACCCGCTACACAAGACAGAACAACACCCTTCAGGAAGCTCGTCACTTAATTTGAGCTGCTGATAGAGCTACCTTTCACTAGAATGCCTCTTATCATCACGAATaatatatatagggaaaaaagaagaaaaagactaAAAGGAAGAGGGGGAGGGGGATAAAGAGTATGGTTACAGACCCTTTTTCGTCTTTTAGTGAACTGAAGATCAAAAAGTGTGCATTTTCTTTTGATAGATGAGATCAAAGAGTGTACATGACAAACGATTTACATCAGACCACCAAATACTTTTCCTCCATGTGATTGCCCAACTGCGATAACTGAAAAGATTTCTTAGTTTGTCCTCATTTCCTCTTACCAGTGAGATTTTCTTTCTCCTCAGGTAAACATAAATCTCTGATTTACAAACAATGGATGAAAGAGTCTGAAAATGTGAGCAAAAGGATTTCTGCATTATGCAATCATGGATCCGGAAGAGAAGTATCTAAATGTAGGTTCTGCAACCAATAATTTAGCGGCACATTGTGTTCAATATACTTCATCTTTTTAGTCTCTTTCTATTTTTAGCTAACTAGATTTTTCTATTTTGGGTCTTAGGCCTATTTTCACAAGACCATATAAATACTAATTGTCATGTACTTTTCTAAGTTTATAAGATTGAAGATTGAAACCCTTGAGAGGTGTAGGGTATCTAGTTCTACTAGTAAACTCTTACTTCCTCTAATTAAGGTATGTTTAGTTGTAATTTCCTTTTCAGCTTAATGATTTAGGTTGTTCATTGGAATTCTAGCAAGGATTTGAATCTTTACTCAAGTTTGCGGTTCAATCTCATTGAAGGCCCAACTCCTTTGTTAATTTAACTTGGTTGCAAAATTAGTATTACTTGCTTGTTTCCAATCTATCTTTATCCTTTGAATCTACATATACTAGATTTCTCAAAGGAAAAAATTGAAGCTCAAGCTAATGCCACTAATTCCCAGGGTGAAAAGCCAAATTCTATAAAGTGAAAAATAAGGTCCAGAAATGTTCAGATCACTGACACATTACACTTGAGCAGCCCAATAGTCACTTCTCCAGGATTATAAAGTAGATGAAAATCATGCTTTGGTAGTGTCAACGTACAATCAATTAAGCATGCCTCGCAACAATCATAGCTTCAGAAACATGGTATTATGAGAGAAACAAACATTCATGAGAAACCTAAACCAAGGAACAGATATATTGCAATAACTACAGACAGAAAATTGGAGCATATACAGCTGCATTACTCATGGGACCCTAAAAAAACAAAGTTGAGGGGGCAGGGTGGAGAAGGAAGGTGCGTACCCATATATTTCCCCAAAGCTTCCTCTCCCAAGGCTAAATTTGCTTAGACCTCTGTCAGTGCCCGCTGACAGCATTCTTTTACATTCTGCCTTTTTCAATTTTCTAAAAGAAAGTATTTACACATACAGATAGAAGAGCTGACCCACCAACAGACAAACAAATCCTCTTTATTATCAATAGTTCAGTCATCATCGGACAGACAAACAGCAGAACTTACATTAGTAGCTTCCCCTGCAGAGGAAGAACCTCCCTGTACACTGCCCAGTGAATGAAAGTCAGATAGGTCTACTGAATCAATGTTACAGCCTATATCTGATAAAGGTAGCATAAAATTAGGCCTGTTTGCACGAGATCGATTCTCCATGTCTAGAAGCAATTCCCGTGCAGAGAGATGTGCATTCTGTATAGCAGGCATTCCTCCAAGTCCATGGTCCAATGATGTACTCCCAGAATTAGAAAGATTTACAGCTAATTTGGGCACTATGGTTGGCTGTATTTCATCTTGCAAAACTTGCAATGGGAGTGATGTTGATCGTAGAGATGAAAGTTGTGGATGTGAAGAAGATGATGCAGCCACCTTAACAGGTCGTGGATGACCTTGCACACCATTTGGAAGGATCGATGAGCTGCTAACAAGGGTTGATGTAGGTACCCTGAAAGGCTGAAGATGAGGGGCTGGAGCACGAATCTCGCCACCTAATCGAGGATTACCCTTGGAAGGGTTGATTATGCTAATGAGAGGCGGCCTGCTTACAATTCCTGTAGGAAATGCTGTTGAATGACTAAAAGCAGCAGTCTGCTGATCAGCTGCAGGTGGAGATCTTAATGTAGGCCGAGAGGTTCCCCCAGAATATATTGAATAATCAGCAACTGGTAAATATGGGACAGAAGTCTGCTGGCCCCCCACAGGTAGGCGAGCTGAAGACAAACCACTGATTGGGGAAGATCTTAAACAAGCTCGGGCTGAAGCTTGCTCGCTGGCAGAAGATGAACCAGTCATAGGAGAAGACCTCAAACTATGCTGCCGCCATACCTGATGCTGCATATAAGCAGGAGGCTCAACTGGAACAAAACAAATTATGGTTACGTTTAGGGTTCACGAGAAACATTGAATTCAAATCCCCCGTCATATTTAATGCAGATACCAATATAAGTTCAAATTTTCTGACGGGAAATATCAACTAATGGTTAGGAACAcataaacaaaaaatatataagtaCCTTGCTGCACAACTGGACGTGCAGTAATTTCAAGATCTATGCATTTAAATCTGAAAGCGTTAGCCAGAGCCTTATTCATGAGAACTTTTTTCTGATTCATATCAAGCTCATTCTTCTTCAAAAGATATGCTGCCTCAGCCTCCTGAAGCTTTAAATCATATTTCTTACGAATTGGTGCAGCAACAACCTCTATCTCCTTCTCGCACTCAGCTCTCAGATGCAATTTCTGTTCAAAGAGAGGAAAACAGCTTAACAAAATGAAATAAATGATGCATGGAGTCCCCGAGTATATAATCATGGAGATATTGGACACAAACCATATCCTCGTGGCCTTTTGTCACTTGTTCTCTTTCTTTATGTTCCCTTTCCCATATGATATGAAGGGGGTCAGAATGGAAAGGAAGAGCTGAATTCCAAGTGGCCATCTGATGGGCAGGATGCACTGGCGTATTGCTAGATCCTTGAAAAAAGGCAACATTAACTTTATGTTGAGAGACTGCTTGACTAGGAAGCTCAGCGGAACTCTGAGCCACTTGAAACGCAGTTTCAGTATTCTGAGAAGATGCACGAAGATCAGCAATGGATTGAGGATGCACTCTGCTGACTGCTGGTAAGATTGATTGATTGCAGGTAACACTTATGTCTGAGACAACAGATGCACGAGGCACCAGATTTTCCCCAGCTGGAGAAACAGTTTGATGTAAAGGTTCTGCTGCATAGGGGGAGGATCCAGGGATTGGAATAAAGTTTCTTTCAACATGGGATGCACTCTCTCTGTGAGTATGGTGAGTGGCAACGGGAGTAGCAACGGGAACGCCATCACCTACTGTACGATGTTGCTCACAACTGTCAGCTAACATTGCTTCAGAAGTGTTGTTTATAATCCGTCCAGAAACAAGTTCAGTTTGTATTCCAATCTGGTTTTCACTAAGTAGCACATTGTTATCATGTGTTCCATTatctcctgaagacctggaacaTTCATCCAAATGTACCTGATCCAGTAGAAGTGTCACAAATCAATCTGACTATATCCATAACTTACACACGAAATGCATATGCTGGCACAACATGTAAATTTTTGATACAGACTTGCACAGCACGTCTGCACCTGATAACACTAATTTACTTCACTGTTTTATGGACTGAAATCAAACTCTAAGGTCGCATGGAAATTGATCTGTCAAAGATGATCTAAACGGAACACATATTCACTGTTTGAGACATTTTAACTTGCCCCCAGAAAGCCTTATACTACTTGTATCCAGATTTAGAACCTAAACAGACAACAGAATGATCCAACACATGCATCATATAAACATGCAACACAAAAGCAAACATACTGAATTTTGCCGCAAAGAACAAGCATTATCGGAAGAAGGAACTGCTTCTAAACAAGGCAAGTCTGCTGGCGATTCCTCTGGAGTTAATTGGTTTCCATCAATGGAGCTAATTTCGTCTCTCTGGTTTCCATCAACAGTTGGCAAATCAGAATTATTTTCCGGAATAATATTTTCTGTACCCAGTTCTTGATta
The Nicotiana sylvestris chromosome 11, ASM39365v2, whole genome shotgun sequence DNA segment above includes these coding regions:
- the LOC104210528 gene encoding helicase protein MOM1-like isoform X2, which codes for MANDATSGRKNKDNESNNSENKLVGKGSSSRGSGKTDGSTRSSVQETSSKQKALSPASTRKSERLEMRTPSTPPPKRKSVRLEQQNNPTPLKRSERCSPTSRSRCLGRESNSSSTKKEENREKTAKKLTTEFENVSTSKKNAAASVGLKRKTLDGRTYKLLYKKQKKGGTASDHCEDDGIDGEHGSGSPSSLLREEDLVAPEERGILFNEQKSLHIHLKAEIAKLFGVIKVSEVIKHTAEKFLEYIMENHRVSKEPETILQAFQISLSWIAASIAKQKIDKDNIFLLVKQQLQFRCTKEEAYNVYLKLRSLKKIFLQRLDQNAPRYPISSVKSVKEEPYKGSMSQAVVSTPLNVKTDIKDRLLDKGFSGEGSVIPEEKLMDSQREKVFKEVQCRRDRQISMLGQKQQEKIEEFHRIWEKKKEELEKEYRMEIAVLRSIHGQTAATKDRHKALETEFSRKMEEHKCQKDKQLKELEANLSAMRNEGMHNSHYAVDELHLLGSDSGDGMGCSEESLNVSDSNPKTVTPVCGQHVELQCPDNVVSGMHGDVAASDAPASSQDECHVLPVLSTKVLEASVSEEQAEITTTGRTLVTAIEQSDEAGNSGGSGEEIACKVPLLSKEHTGEVASDKRSQDCSLEISEAPLDKVVGHDQISEINNINQELGTENIIPENNSDLPTVDGNQRDEISSIDGNQLTPEESPADLPCLEAVPSSDNACSLRQNSVHLDECSRSSGDNGTHDNNVLLSENQIGIQTELVSGRIINNTSEAMLADSCEQHRTVGDGVPVATPVATHHTHRESASHVERNFIPIPGSSPYAAEPLHQTVSPAGENLVPRASVVSDISVTCNQSILPAVSRVHPQSIADLRASSQNTETAFQVAQSSAELPSQAVSQHKVNVAFFQGSSNTPVHPAHQMATWNSALPFHSDPLHIIWEREHKEREQVTKGHEDMKLHLRAECEKEIEVVAAPIRKKYDLKLQEAEAAYLLKKNELDMNQKKVLMNKALANAFRFKCIDLEITARPVVQQVEPPAYMQHQVWRQHSLRSSPMTGSSSASEQASARACLRSSPISGLSSARLPVGGQQTSVPYLPVADYSIYSGGTSRPTLRSPPAADQQTAAFSHSTAFPTGIVSRPPLISIINPSKGNPRLGGEIRAPAPHLQPFRVPTSTLVSSSSILPNGVQGHPRPVKVAASSSSHPQLSSLRSTSLPLQVLQDEIQPTIVPKLAVNLSNSGSTSLDHGLGGMPAIQNAHLSARELLLDMENRSRANRPNFMLPLSDIGCNIDSVDLSDFHSLGSVQGGSSSAGEATNLSQLGNHMEEKYLVV
- the LOC104210528 gene encoding helicase protein MOM1-like isoform X1, with protein sequence MANDATSGRKNKDNESNNSENKLVGKGSSSRGSGKTDGSTRSSVQETSSKQKALSPASTRKSERLEMRTPSTPPPKRKSVRLEQQNNPTPLKRSERCSPTSRSRCLGRESNSSSTKKEENREKTAKKLTTEFENVSTSKKNAAASVGLKRKTLDGRTYKLLYKKQKKGGTASDHCEDDGIDGEHGSGSPSSLLREEDLVAPEERGILFNEQKSLHIHLKAEIAKLFGVIKVSEVIKHTAEKFLEYIMENHRVSKEPETILQAFQISLSWIAASIAKQKIDKDNIFLLVKQQLQFRCTKEEAYNVYLKLRSLKKIFLQRLDQNAPRYPISSVKSVKEEPYKGSMSQAVVSTPLNVKTDIKDRLLDKGFSGEGSVIPEEKLMDSQREKVFKEVQCRRDRQISMLGQKQQEKIEEFHRIWEKKKEELEKEYRMEIAVLRSIHGQTAATKDRHKALETEFSRKMEEHKCQKDKQLKELEANLSAMRNEGMHNSHYAVDELHLLGSDSGDGMGCSEESLNVSDSNPKTVTPVCGQHVELQCPDNVVSGMHGDVAASDAPASSQDECHVLPVLSTKVLEASVSEEQAEITTTGRTLVTAIEQSDEAGNSGGSGEEIACKVPLLSKEHTGEVASDKRSQDCSLEISEAPLDKVVGHDQISEINNINQELGTENIIPENNSDLPTVDGNQRDEISSIDGNQLTPEESPADLPCLEAVPSSDNACSLRQNSVHLDECSRSSGDNGTHDNNVLLSENQIGIQTELVSGRIINNTSEAMLADSCEQHRTVGDGVPVATPVATHHTHRESASHVERNFIPIPGSSPYAAEPLHQTVSPAGENLVPRASVVSDISVTCNQSILPAVSRVHPQSIADLRASSQNTETAFQVAQSSAELPSQAVSQHKVNVAFFQGSSNTPVHPAHQMATWNSALPFHSDPLHIIWEREHKEREQVTKGHEDMKLHLRAECEKEIEVVAAPIRKKYDLKLQEAEAAYLLKKNELDMNQKKVLMNKALANAFRFKCIDLEITARPVVQQVEPPAYMQHQVWRQHSLRSSPMTGSSSASEQASARACLRSSPISGLSSARLPVGGQQTSVPYLPVADYSIYSGGTSRPTLRSPPAADQQTAAFSHSTAFPTGIVSRPPLISIINPSKGNPRLGGEIRAPAPHLQPFRVPTSTLVSSSSILPNGVQGHPRPVKVAASSSSHPQLSSLRSTSLPLQVLQDEIQPTIVPKLAVNLSNSGSTSLDHGLGGMPAIQNAHLSARELLLDMENRSRANRPNFMLPLSDIGCNIDSVDLSDFHSLGSVQGGSSSAGEATNRVPVRKSQKLGRSQKITDKIAVLQKLVSPTGKAGAASVLHEAYNYIKALQDQIQNLCNMESTSHNNSDYLFHAQNGRGEQIDVQSKGICLVPLSVSLMQKLTGEDVFSENMQS